The following proteins come from a genomic window of Sorghum bicolor cultivar BTx623 chromosome 3, Sorghum_bicolor_NCBIv3, whole genome shotgun sequence:
- the LOC8060789 gene encoding probable LRR receptor-like serine/threonine-protein kinase At3g47570, translated as MATRAMRLLPATTFVMIAMASWGTHGSASDEASSLLAFKAELAGSSSGMLASWNGTAGVCRWEGVACSGGGQVVSLSLPSYGLAGALSPAIGNLTFLRTLNLSSNWFQGEIPESIGRLARLQVLDLSYNAFSGTLPANLSSCVSLLLLSLSSNQIHGRIPVVLGNKLTHLRGLLLANNSLTGTISGSLGNLSSLDYLDLTDNQLEGPVPHELGSMGGLQVLLLFGNTLSGVLPQSLYNLSSLKNFGVEYNMLSGTIPADIGDRFPSIETLSFSYNRFSGAVPPSVSNLSALIKLGLAGNGFIGHVPPALGKLQGLTVLDLGDNRLEANDSQGWEFITSLTNCSQLQILILGNNSFSGKLPGSIANLSTTLKTLYLGDNRISGAIPLDIGNLVGLKLLEMANNSISGVIPESIGRLENLVELGLYNTSLSGLIPPSLGNLTQLNRLYAYYGNLEGPIPRSLGNLKNLFVFDLSTNRLNGSIPKEVLKLPQLSWYLDLSYNALSGPLPVEVGSLANVNQLILSGNQLSSSIPDSIGNCISLERLLLDHNSFEGTIPQSLKNLKGLALLNLTMNKLSGSIPDALASIGNLQQLYLAHNNLSGLIPTALQNLTLLSKLDLSFNDLQGEVPKGGVFANATSLSIHGNDELCGGAPQLHLAPCSMAAVDNKRQVSRSLMATLISVGALVFLGILVALIHLIHKRFRQRKPSQLISTVIDEQFERVSYQALSNGTGGFSEANLLGQGSYGAVYKCTLHDQGITTAVKVFNIRQSGSTRSFVAECEALRRVRHRCLIKIITCCSSINHQGEEFKALVFEFMPNGSLNDWLHPASKVHTLSNTLSLAQRLDIAVDIMDALEYLHNQCQPPVVHCDLKPSNILLAEDMSARVGDFGISKILSDDTSKTLLNSVSFTGLRGSIGYVAPEYGEGRSVSTLGDVYSLGILLLEMFSGRSPTDDMFNDSLDLHSFAKAALLNGASEIADPAIWLHDESAVATTVRFQSKECLVSVIRLGVSCSKQQPSERMAMRDAAVEMRAIRDAYLMVAS; from the exons ATGGCAACGCGTGCCATGAGATTGCTGCCCGCCACCACCTTCGTCATGATTGCAATGGCCTCCTGGGGAACGCACGGCAGTGCCAGCGACGAGGCCAGTTCTCTGCTTGCTTTCAAGGCTGAGCTCGCTGGCAGCAGCTCCGGTATGCTGGCCTCCTGGAACGGCACCGCCGGCGTCTGCAGATGGGAAGGCGTGgcgtgcagcggcggcggccaggTGGTGTCGCTGAGCCTGCCCTCCTACGGGCTCGCCGGCGCGCTCTCCCCGGCCATCGGGAACCTCACGTTCCTGCGGACGCTGAACCTGAGCTCCAACTGGTTCCAGGGGGAGATCCCGGAGAGCATTGGCCGCCTAGCGCGTCTGCAGGTGCTGGACCTGAGCTACAATGCGTTCTCCGGCACGCTGCCCGCCAACCTCAGCTCCTGTGTCAGCTTACTGCTGTTGAGCCTCAGCAGCAACCAAATTCATGGGCGCATCCCTGTCGTGCTCGGCAACAAGCTCACGCATCTTCGGGGGCTCTTATTGGCCAACAACAGCCTGACGGGCACCATCTCAGGATCACTAGGTAACCTTTCATCCCTGGACTACCTTGATCTGACTGACAACCAGCTTGAGGGTCCGGTACCACATGAGCTTGGTAGCATGGGAGGTCtgcaggtcctcctcctctttGGGAACACCCTCTCGGGTGTGCTTCCACAGTCCCTGTACAATCTGTCATCTCTGAAGAACTTCGGGGTAGAATACAACATGCTGTCTGGAACTATCCCTGCTGATATCGGAGACAGATTTCCCAGCATAGAAACTCTAAGCTTCTCTTACAACCGGTTCAGTGGAGCTGTCCCACCTTCGGTGTCCAACCTCTCTGCTCTCATAAAACTTGGCCTCGCAGGAAATGGATTTATTGGACATGTGCCTCCGGCTCTGGGGAAGTTGCAAGGTCTCACTGTCCTGGACTTGGGTGACAACAGGCTAGAAGCCAACGACAGTCAAGGGTGGGAGTTCATCACTTCCCTGACGAACTGCAGCCAGCTTCAGATACTGATTCTTGGCAACAACTCTTTCAGTGGTAAACTTCCCGGTTCAATCGCCAACCTATCAACGACTCTCAAAACTCTTTATCTGGGAGACAATAGGATTTCTGGAGCTATTCCGTTGGACATCGGCAATTTGGTTGGTCTGAAATTACTTGAGATGGCAAATAACTCCATATCTGGAGTGATCCCGGAGAGCATTGGTAGGCTAGAAAACTTGGTTGAGTTGGGCCTTTACAACACTAGCTTGTCAGGCCTCATACCTCCATCGCTAGGAAATCTTACTCAGTTAAATAGGCTTTATGCATACTATGGCAATCTAGAGGGCCCCATTCCAAGGAGCCTGGGAAACTTGAAGAATCTATTTGTCTTCGATTTGTCAACAAATCGGCTAAATGGTTCAATTCCCAAAGAGGTGCTAAAACTTCCTCAGCTTTCTTGGTACTTAGACTTATCATACAATGCATTATCTGGGCCACTCCCAGTGGAAGTTGGTAGCTTGGCAAACGTTAACCAACTGATTCTATCAGGAAACCAGTTGTCTAGCAGCATACCTGATAGTATTGGGAATTGCATTTCACTAGAACGGCTGTTGTTGGATCACAACTCATTTGAGGGAACCATACCTCAATCTCTGAAGAACTTAAAAGGTCTAGCCTTACTGAACCTGACCATGAATAAGCTGTCTGGTAGTATCCCTGATGCCCTTGCTAGTATTGGCAACCTGCAACAATTGTATCTAGCACATAACAACCTTTCAGGTTTGATCCCCACAGCTCTACAGAACCTGACACTATTGTCGAAACTGGATTTGTCCTTCAATGATCTCCAAGGTGAAGTGCCAAAAGGGGGTGTTTTTGCAAATGCAACGTCCTTGTCAATTCACGGAAATGATGAGCTTTGTGGCGGAGCGCCTCAACTACATTTAGCTCCATGCTCCATGGCTGCTGTGGACAACAAAAGACAAGTGTCAAGATCCCTTATGGCCACCCTAATATCAGTCGGCGCACTTGTATTCTTAGGTATACTAGTTGCTCTTATTCATTTGATCCACAAGAGGTTCAGACAAAGAAAGCCAAGCCAACTCATTTCTACAGTAATTGATGAACAGTTCGAAAGGGTTTCTTATCAAGCATTGTCAAATGGAACTGGTGGTTTCTCAGAGGCTAATTTGCTCGGACAAGGGAGCTACGGTGCTGTTTATAAATGCACTTTGCATGATCAGGGTATTACCACAGCTGTAAAGGTGTTTAACATACGACAATCCGGGTCTACTAGAAGTTTCGTAGCTGAATGTGAGGCACTACGAAGGGTACGTCACCGTTGTCTCATAAAGATCATCACTTGTTGCTCAAGCATCAATCATCAAGGTGAAGAATTCAAGGCGCTGGTTTTTGAGTTCATGCCAAACGGTAGTCTGAATGATTGGCTGCATCCAGCATCTAAAGTACACACTCTGAGTAATACGCTCAGCCTAGCTCAGAGACTAGACATTGCTGTAGACATCATGGATGCTCTGGAATATCTTCACAATCAGTGTCAGCCACCAGTAGTCCACTGTGACCTCAAGCCAAGTAACATCCTCCTTGCAGAGGATATGAGTGCCCGGGTTGGAGATTTTGGCATATCGAAAATCCTTTCTGATGACACTAGCAAAACTCTGCTAAATTCAGTCAGCTTCACTGGACTGAGGGGCTCCATTGGTTATGTCGCTCCAG AGTATGGTGAGGGTCGATCTGTCTCGACTCTTGGGGATGTCTACAGCCTTGGGATACTGTTGCTCGAGATGTTCTCCGGAAGGAGCCCTACTGACGACATGTTCAATGACTCATTGGACCTTCATAGTTTCGCCAAAGCTGCTCTTCTCAACGGAGCCTCGGAGATAGCCGACCCAGCAATCTGGCTGCATGATGAATCGGCTGTTGCTACCACAGTAAGATTCCAGAGCAAGGAGTGCTTGGTTTCAGTGATCCGGCTCGGCGTCTCCTGCTCAAAGCAGCAGCCAAGTGAGCGAATGGCGATGCGAGATGCTGCTGTGGAGATGCGTGCGATCAGAGACGCGTACCTCATGGTTGCCAGCTAG
- the LOC8060791 gene encoding uncharacterized protein LOC8060791 yields the protein MAAGRAVAAAAMAASAAALLLLAGGVYADCYNDCFNDCMSRLNQRDYCSYACDKVCSPDAAAAAATLPRPRPLAAVVGPAASLADHRHPSDTKQDADAAVRPAALPEPDHPFHETHGAVEPDASGHVIRPARVPVLP from the coding sequence ATGGCCGCTGGACGAGCTgttgcggcggcggccatggcggcgtcggcggcggcgctgctgctgctcgccgGCGGCGTTTACGCGGACTGCTACAACGACTGCTTCAACGACTGCATGTCCAGGTTGAACCAGCGAGACTACTGCAGCTACGCCTGCGACAAGGTCTGCTCGcctgatgctgctgctgctgccgccacgCTCCCTCGTCCGCGTCCCCTCGCCGCCGTCGTGGGGCCAGCGGCATCGTTGGCCGACCACCGCCACCCGTCGGACACGAAGCAGGACGCGGACGCTGCTGTCCGGCCGGCGGCGTTGCCCGAGCCCGACCACCCCTTCCACGAGACGCACGGCGCCGTCGAGCCGGACGCATCAGGGCACGTCATCCGTCCGGCACGTGTCCCCGTCCTCCCCTGA
- the LOC8073298 gene encoding putative pentatricopeptide repeat-containing protein At3g15200 has product MPPPRLESAILAAACRFSKPLSALRRLGVLAWHCPPTVRRNAAEGSVPSLGLPSPFHQVVVRSGNLVGSPRFCHATAGMSDHLTDVYASEVLKVLKSTSADNADLSDALRRFAVHMDEDIILTVLQKQRSNWQVALAFFNWAATLPGYAHGSRAYTEMLDILGRMKKVRHMRQLFDEIPEERRVVVVTNKMFAVLLNRYAGAHKVQEAIEVFYLRKDYGFELDLVGFQILLMSLCRYKHVEEAEALFREKKDEFPHVTKSWNIILNGWCVKGSLRDAQRIWNDIIASKVERDLFTYGTFINALAKNGRISAAVKLFKKMWETGINPDVAICNCIIDQLCFKNRIPEALEIFGEMNDRLCQADVATYNTLIKYLCKKKRMEKVYELLDDMEAKGCSPNNRTYSYVLKTTEKPKDVIALMQRMEQTGCELDSDTYNLILNLYTNWKYEKGVQQVWDEMERNGSGPDQRSFTIMVHGLHSQGKLDEALQYYTTMKSRGMIPEPRTKILVKAMHMKKDGAATEDDSTSMAGKHLKLDRRSRLFNVHR; this is encoded by the exons atgccgccgccgcggctcgAGTCCGCGATCCTCGCCGCCGCCTGCAGGTTCAGCAAGCCTCTCTCCG CTCTCAGGAGGCTTGGCGTTCTTGCCTGGCACTGTCCACCAACCGTTCGACGCAATGCTGCAGAGGGGTCCGTGCCTTCGCTGGGCTTGCCTTCACCGTTTCACCAGGTTGTCGTTCGGAGTGGAAACCTTGTTGGGTCACCAAGGTTCTGCCACGCCACTGCTGGCATGTCAGATCATCTCACAGACGTCTACGCCAGTGAAGTACTGAAGGTTCTCAAGTCCACCAGTGCCGACAACGCTGATCTCAGCGATGCTCTTCGTCGGTTCGCGGTCCACATGGATGAGGATATTATCCTCACGGTCCTCCAGAAGCAGCGGTCCAACTGGCAGGTCGCCCTGGCGTTCTTCAACTGGGCGGCGACCCTGCCGGGGTATGCCCACGGGTCGAGGGCCTACACCGAGATGCTGGACATTCTTGGGCGGATGAAGAAGGTCAGGCACATGAGGCAGCTGTTTGACGAGATCCCCGAGGAGCGGCGTGTGGTGGTCGTGACGAATAAGATGTTCGCCGTGCTGCTGAACCGGTACGCGGGTGCGCACAAGGTGCAGGAGGCGATAGAGGTGTTCTACCTGAGGAAGGATTACGGGTTTGAGCTCGACTTGGTCGGGTTCCAGATACTCCTGATGTCGCTGTGCCGGTATAAGCATGTCGAGGAGGCGGAGGCCCTGTTCCGTGAGAAGAAAGATGAGTTCCCGCATGTCACAAAGAGCTGGAACATTATACTAAACGGTTGGTGTGTCAAGGGAAGCCTGAGAGATGCTCAAAGGATTTGGAATGATATCATTGCATCCAAGGTTGAACGAGACCTGTTCACATATGGTACATTCATAAACGCACTGGCCAAAAATGGCAGGATTAGTGCTGCAGTGAAGCTGTTCAAAAAGATGTGGGAGACAGGGATTAATCCTGATGTCGCGATTTGCAATTGTATCATTGACCAGCTGTGCTTCAAGAATAGGATTCCAGAAGCACTTGAGATTTTTGGTGAGATGAATGACCGGCTTTGTCAAGCCGATGTGGCTACCTACAACACTTTGATAAAATACTTATGTAAGAAAAAAAGGATGGAGAAAGTTTATGAACTTTTGGATGACATGGAAGCAAAGGGCTGCTCTCCAAACAATAGGACATACTCCTACGTTCTGAAGACGACTGAGAAACCTAAAGATGTCATCGCTTTGATGCAGAGGATGGAGCAAACCGGCTGTGAATTGGATTCTGATACATATAACTTAATATTGAACCTTTATACCAACTGGAAATATGAGAAGGGGGTGCAACAGGTATGGGATGAGATGGAGAGGAATGGGTCAGGCCCAGATCAACGGTCATTTACTATTATGGTTCATGGCCTTCATTCCCAAGGCAAGCTCGATGAAGCTCTGCAGTACTACACAACAATGAAGTCTAGAGGTATGATTCCAGAACCTAGGACCAAGATACTGGTGAAAGCTATGCATATGAAGAAAGATGGGGCTGCCACTGAAGATGACTCAACAAGTATGGCAGGGAAGCATCTAAAATTGGATCGTCGATCAAGACTATTCAATGTTCATAGATAG
- the LOC8060790 gene encoding uncharacterized protein LOC8060790, with the protein MQEAGLTLVWLLDLWNRWATQFLVVFSLMQQLVLLFFAGVRRHKDGGVKMGFLWLAYQLVDYTTTYALGNLAISSAPHEHQLVAFWAPFLLLHLGGPDNITAYSLEDNKLWERHFLTLVAQVLGAGYVLYKHVSDHGTLFVTGAVFMMGVGAVKFWERTWSLRQASFSIIRESVKTEAPARCIFFLEYETPPCGFKGDTAQEEELFKRHAHALFHVCKSAMVDSSIDDDGSNTRSNHGDLGQVLEGFKKQDTKYKWMLMEIELSLMYDILYTKAAMVHTWFGYCIRIVSVLTVSTSLLLFWFSVKAGYSRVDVVITYALFGGALLLEIISLLGALLSTWTFAFLCSTQWSGLRHAALCSGRWNRLRRVVISLHRLAYITRVADYFRLSRRWHGTMGQCNMLDMCTRRGTTRPLRGIWARMLGSSVWTVNIPDTVKEHVVGYINSINEDGSINTLGVIRKNWGQVALERHDFKVEEAHLGAEVQEAIVIWHIATDILLVKLEKLRTKDTESVVGAIKAISHYLMFLLVERPAMLPGLAQIKLYQRTEKTLSDEWKGVVDELAPTLSSSWIYTIYTVVMELHGGGASSNSRIHRREQLAKRLLNHQPKLDKFGIKSRVRFGISLAEKLLTREGKKKDSLRIVLDVWTDILVYVANRCSRESHAKQLSIGGEFTTLIWLMTEHCHQASYRPTS; encoded by the exons A TGCAGGAGGCAGGATTAACATTGGTATGGCTGCTGGACCTTTGGAATAGATGGGCGACCCAGTTCCTTGTGGTCTTTAGCCTCATGCAGCAGCTTGTCCTGCTCTTCTTTGCTGGCGTCCGGCGGCATAAAGACGGTGGTGTAAAGATGGGCTTTCTCTGGCTGGCATACCAGCTGGTTGACTACACCACAACATACGCTCTGGGAAACCTTGCCATCAGCAGTGCTCCGCATGAGCACCAACTGGTGGCGTTCTGGGCGCCTTTCCTCCTCCTGCACCTCGGTGGCCCAGACAACATCACTGCCTACTCCCTGGAGGACAACAAGCTCTGGGAGCGCCACTTCCTAACTCTTGTTGCACAGGTGCTGGGAGCTGGATATGTCCTCTACAAGCACGTCTCCGACCACGGGACCCTGTTCGTGACGGGCGCTGTCTTTATGATGGGTGTCGGAGCTGTCAAGTTCTGGGAGAGGACATGGTCTCTCAGGCAAGCCAGCTTCAGCATAATCCGGGAATCAGTGAAGACAGAGGCACCAGCCAGGTGCATTTTTTTCCTCGAGTATGAGACCCCTCCATGTGGATTCAAGGGGGATACTGCCCAAGAAGAAGAACTCTTCAAGCGGCATGCTCATGCCCTGTTCCATGTCTGCAAGTCTGCCATGGTTGATTCTTCAATTGATGATGATGGTTCAAATACTAGAAGTAACCATGGTGATCTTGGTCAAGTCCTTGAAGGCTTCAAAAAGCAAGACACAAAGTACAAGTGGATGCTGATGGAGATAGAGCTGTCTCTTATGTATGACATTCTCTACACCAAGGCAGCCATGGTCCACACCTGGTTTGGCTATTGCATCCGTATCGTCTCCGTGCTCACAGTATCAACCTCGCTCCTGCTGTTCTGGTTCAGTGTCAAAGCTGGGTACAGCAGGGTCGACGTTGTTATCACTTATGCCTTGTTCGGTGGTGCCTTGCTTCTGGAGATCATATCGCTGCTGGGAGCCCTATTATCCACCTGGACATTTGCCTTTCTGTGCTCCACGCAATGGAGTGGCCTTCGGCATGCAGCCTTGTGTTCGGGAAGGTGGAACCGGCTTCGTCGTGTGGTCATTTCCCTTCACCGGCTAGCCTACATCACAAGAGTTGCTGACTACTTCAGATTATCAAGGAGGTGGCATGGTACCATGGGGCAGTGCAACATGTTGGACATGTGCACCCGTCGGGGCACAACCCGACCTCTTCGCGGCATATGGGCTAGGATGCTAGGCTCCAGCGTTTGGACCGTTAATATTCCAGACACAGTCAAGGAACATGTGGTGGGTTATATAAATTCCATCAATGAAGATGGTTCAATAAACACACTGGGGGTGATTAGGAAGAACTGGGGTCAGGTCGCACTGGAGCGCCATGATTTTAAGGTTGAGGAGGCACACCTTGGTGCTGAGGTCCAAGAGGCCATCGTCATCTGGCACATTGCCACTGATATCCTCCTCGTAAAATTGGAGAAGTTGAGGACCAAGGACACCGAGAGTGTTGTAGGGGCAATCAAGGCAATCTCCCACTACTTGATGTTCCTCCTTGTTGAACGCCCTGCTATGCTACCTGGCCTTGCTCAGATCAAGTTATACCAACGGACGGAAAAAACTCTGTCTGATGAATGGAAAGGTGTTGTTGACGAGTTAGCCCCCACTCTCAGTTCAAGCTGGATTTACACCATCTATACAGTGGTCATGGAATTGCATGGTGGTGGCGCCAGCTCTAATTCTCGGATCCACCGAAGAGAGCAACTTGCCAAGAGACTACTCAATCACCAGCCTAAGTTGGACAAATTTGGCATAAAATCTCGTGTAAGATTTGGGATCAGTCTAGCGGAAAAACTGCTCACGAGGGAGGGCAAAAAGAAGGATTCATTGCGAATAGTCTTAGATGTGTGGACAGATATTCTAGTCTACGTGGCCAACCGATGCAGCAGAGAGTCGCATGCTAAACAGCTTAGCATAGGTGGCGAGTTTACAACTCTCATATGGCTTATGACAGAGCACTGTCATCAAGCCAGTTACAGGCCAACCTCTTAG